A genomic region of Persephonella marina EX-H1 contains the following coding sequences:
- a CDS encoding alpha/beta fold hydrolase, translating into MEIKKIFIHGWSFSSEIWERFKNIGNSVFLDLPFHGNNINFSDKDILNNFSENLFSYIESCDEEVVLIGWSLGATVGVLTALKKPKNLKKIILIGFSPKFKDRQLGHDPSRIKAFMMALRKDFEGTVYNFRETAVGNRFTDIPLPEKNGSIKLLRKFIEIDLTDRLDEIDIPVVLIHGKRDRIINYNASVFCSKKIKNSSLILTDSHHAPFLEMPEIISDTLI; encoded by the coding sequence TTGGAGATTAAAAAGATATTTATACACGGCTGGAGTTTCTCATCGGAAATATGGGAAAGATTTAAAAATATTGGAAACTCTGTATTCCTTGATCTCCCTTTTCACGGAAATAATATTAATTTTTCCGATAAGGATATCTTAAATAATTTTTCTGAAAATCTATTTTCTTATATTGAAAGCTGTGATGAAGAGGTTGTGTTGATAGGCTGGTCACTTGGAGCTACTGTGGGCGTATTAACAGCATTAAAAAAACCTAAGAATCTAAAGAAGATTATCCTGATAGGCTTCTCACCTAAGTTTAAAGACAGACAGTTAGGTCATGATCCTTCACGTATTAAAGCTTTTATGATGGCTCTTAGAAAAGATTTTGAAGGAACGGTTTATAACTTCAGAGAAACAGCTGTTGGGAATAGATTTACAGATATACCTTTACCTGAGAAAAATGGGAGTATAAAACTTCTAAGGAAGTTTATAGAAATAGATCTTACAGACAGGCTTGATGAGATTGATATACCTGTTGTTCTGATACACGGTAAGAGAGACAGGATAATAAACTATAATGCTTCTGTTTTCTGTTCAAAAAAGATAAAAAATTCCAGTCTTATCCTTACAGATTCACACCACGCACCATTTTTAGAAATGCCGGAAATTATATCTGATACTCTGATATAA
- a CDS encoding DUF433 domain-containing protein, with protein sequence MEYKNRIVSDPDILRGKPRIKGTRISVELILEKLGEGISIEELLKSYPNLTREDILAAISYSADVIKNEELVEG encoded by the coding sequence ATGGAGTATAAGAACAGAATAGTTTCAGATCCAGATATATTAAGGGGTAAACCGAGAATTAAGGGAACAAGAATATCTGTTGAACTTATACTAGAGAAACTTGGAGAAGGAATATCTATAGAAGAACTTCTAAAATCTTATCCAAATTTAACAAGAGAAGATATATTAGCTGCTATTTCTTATTCTGCAGATGTCATTAAAAACGAGGAATTAGTTGAAGGTTAG
- a CDS encoding methyltransferase domain-containing protein: MKNLVRFSFSRFSESYDREALLQRDAAKILIDFAGELKGRGIDLGCGTGFLYRLSGWENITGIDISEDMIRFYRRFNPAGIVADMEDLPFRDKSFDYAVSNFSIHWADFEKTVKEIKRVLKDNGKFVFNIPLSGSMSVVEEILGDTKFDFLPAEKVIELLDKNQFSVEQFFIKDLKKDFEDGYSLLTHLHKTGVAINTGSKTLGEKRKIVKKFKEYTHPVILNFKLLFVKAKL, translated from the coding sequence TTGAAAAATCTTGTTAGATTTTCATTTTCAAGGTTCTCAGAAAGTTACGACAGGGAAGCTCTTTTACAGAGAGATGCTGCAAAGATACTCATTGATTTTGCAGGTGAGCTTAAAGGTAGAGGTATTGATTTAGGCTGTGGAACAGGTTTTTTATACAGATTATCAGGATGGGAGAATATCACAGGTATAGATATATCAGAGGATATGATCAGATTTTACAGAAGGTTTAATCCTGCAGGTATAGTAGCTGATATGGAGGATCTTCCTTTCAGGGATAAAAGTTTTGATTATGCTGTTTCTAACTTTTCCATACACTGGGCAGATTTTGAAAAGACAGTTAAAGAGATAAAAAGGGTTCTGAAGGATAATGGAAAGTTTGTATTCAATATACCTTTATCAGGAAGTATGAGTGTTGTAGAGGAGATATTAGGGGATACAAAGTTTGATTTTCTACCAGCTGAAAAAGTGATTGAACTGTTAGACAAAAATCAGTTTAGTGTGGAACAGTTTTTTATTAAGGATCTGAAAAAAGATTTTGAGGATGGATACAGCCTTCTTACACACCTTCACAAAACAGGTGTTGCGATAAACACAGGCAGTAAAACACTTGGTGAGAAAAGAAAGATAGTTAAAAAATTCAAAGAATACACCCATCCAGTAATACTGAACTTTAAGCTTCTGTTCGTGAAAGCTAAGTTGTAA